The sequence ATTTCATACCCGAGGTGTTCCACGTGTTCGCCAGATGCCCACACTGCGGCTCTCAAGACCTCGAGATAGTTCGAGGCCGAGGGGTCTACATAGCCTCCTTGGAGCTGTGAACATGGACCCAAGGCTCTTCATCATATCCAAGAGGCTTAAAGACGTGAAAAGGACTCTAGCGGTCGTCAGCGGTAAAGGTGGTGTCGGTAAAACCTTGGTCGCCTCTACGATGGCGCTTGCTCTGGCGGAAAGACGTATACCCGTAGGCCTACTCGACCTAGACGTCACAAACCCGTCCTGTCACGTGGTTCTAGGCGTAGAACCGTCTAAGGAGACGCCGCCTGAGGACATGGGGGTCCTACCGGTCTCGGTTCACGGTTTAAAGTTCATGTCCGTAGCCTTCTACACACGTGGGGAGGCGTTACCGCTCAGAGGTACAGGGGTGGACGACGTGTTTAAGGAGATTCTAACCATAACGCGTTGGGGGAGGCTAGAGGTTCTTATCCTAGATACGCCTCCGGGTTTCGGAGACGCGGTCCTCGACATAGCCGCCTATATACCCGATGCAGAGTTCATAGCCGTGACCACGCCGAGCCGTCTAAGCGTCGAATCGCTACGGAGACTAGCGAGAACCCATCTAGGTAAAAGGGTTGTCGGAGTCATAGTCAACATGGTTTGGAAGGAATACGACCCTGAAGAAGTCGAGAAGGCTGGGTTTAAACTCTTAGCAACGATACCCTACTGTCTAGGTCTCGAAGAAAGTATAGGAAACCCGGATAGGCTTCTAAAAACAGAGTTTGCGGAAAAACTAGATGATGTCGTAAACCTGCTTTTAAAGTAAACTCAGAGAAAGACGTTACCGTTTACGGAACTCTATCCATTTCCCTGGGTCCTCTAAGATCACTCTGAACTTCCTGATCCCCGCTTTCCTCAGCCACTCCTCGGCCTTCCAACCCTCTGGAGGGTCGTATTTCCTACCATCAGGGCTACTAAACCATCGCCTTATCCTCTCCCTAAGCTCTACCCTGACCTTCTCCGGTATATTCCTTGAAAGCCCCCCGCCCAAGAAAGCAACCCCTGAGTCGGACAATACCCTATATATCTCCTTAAACGCCTCGACTCTATCTCTCCAGAACGGGATAGAACCTCTACTGACGATGAGGTTCGCCGCGTTAGGTCTGAACGGTAGACGATGTACGTCTGCCTGCACCGCAAACACCTTATCCCGAACTTTGAAGTATTCAGCGTTTCTCAAGCCTCCGACTAAGACATCCTTCCTTATGTCGACGAGAACCACGTCAAGCCTCGTCCTTCTAGCGAGCTCTATACCCAGTAGGCCGACTCCGCTACCGATATCTAGACACACACCCTCGGATACACAGTAGTCGTCGAGTATCTGCTTAGCCAAGGCCGCGTACACTATAGGGGGGTGAAGAGGAGGATATGGTATCCCTCTTTCATCGTAGGCAGTCTTCACAGGTCTTTCCCCCTTTTAAGAAGGTACGGTTATACCGTATTCTCCGCTCAGAATCTTAGCTAGCTCCTCCTCTGAAACCTCGTATCCTAGAAACCTCAGGTAGAACTGTTTAACCTCCGTCTCCAAGTCGAAATGGAACTTGTCTGGGTACAGCTTCTCTGCGAGCCACATGACGCCTAAGATCGACTCCGGCTCCGGTAGGATCCAGGACCTAAGCCCCCTAGGTATCACGTATATCCTTCCGTTTCTGACAGCGTCGACAGCCATCCACCTTGGGTCTGACATGATCGCATTCTTCACCTGCGGGTCGAAGGCAAGGATCACCTCCGGGTTCCACACTAATAACGTCTCCATAGAGACCGAGGCTATCGGAGGGCCTCCCGCCCCAGCATAGCCGGTCAGGTTTTCGGCAACGTTCAAGCCTCCCGCTGCCTCGACGATCGACATGGTAAGATACGCCCTATGGGTCTTCAACCCGTCCTGCATGGCCACGTAAACCCTAACCCTCTCGCTCCTCGGGATCTTAGAGGTCACGTTCAATATCTCGTTTAACATCGTCTCATAGTAGGACGCTAACGCCTCAGCCTGTTCTTCTCTACCTAAAATCTCTCCTATAAGCCTGATGGCTTTCGGAAAATCTTCACAGCCCATAGACGCCATCGGTATGCAGACTACGTTCAACCCTAGCTCCTCAAACCTCTCTACGACCTCTTTGGGAGTGTCTAAGGTCAACACCACGTCAGGTTGCAGGCTTAGAATTACCTCCTCGTTGACGCTCCAAGGTACACCTACGACCGTCAGGTTTTTGATCCCAGGGTTTACCTTGACTAGGAACTCTGAGGTCGGGGATATCTGATCCACGCCTACCAATAGGTCTTGGCCTCCTATGAGGTGGACGATTATCGTCAGCATCGGCACGATCGTTACAACTCTCCTGACGTGCTTAGGCAGGGTAACCTCCCTACCGGTCATATCTACGACCGTTTTATACTCGACTACGAGCGTCTTAAGCTCCTCAGGCATTTCTCCGAACCCTTGGGCAGGCTTTAAAGGCGTAAACCCGTGGCTTTCGATGACTATATCGTATTCATCGCTCAGTATCAGGCTCACGCACTCTATAGCCTGGCTAAGATGATCCGTGTCCTCGACGACTGTTAAGCCACATACCTCGCTGTTCTTGGAAGCAAATTTAACATACCAGCTAACGACTCCCTCGTCGTAAAGTCTCTTAACAATCCTATAGTCTCCAGCGAGGACGAGGTCGACGTCTTCACCCGATAAAACGGCACTTATAAGCTGCTCACCGTCGAATAGCCTAACCTCCAAGGCCGTGAACATGTCCCTATGCTCGATGTCCTCCTTCAGAGCGTTTGCAAGTCCTTCCATATCCTTGGTCGAGAAAACCACCACCTTCGTTACCCATGGCCTAGTATAGACAATGAACCCCGCGACCAAAACGAGGGCTATGAGGAGTACGACCGCCGTAACCCTTCGGATCATTTCATACACCTATTTTACTTTAAAAACTTTTACTTTTTAAAGTTTCTCCTTAATAAAGTTAAAAACTCCTCATAGGGATGGGTTAATTTATTAACCTTCTCCATTCAACCTTTAGTAGCATGCAAGGTCACACGTCGTCGACGTTATTCATCGATGACTTTAGACGAAGCTCCTCTCTTGTTTTCGCTACGATGTTCATCCTGTTCCTAGCTAAATGGATAACCGTTCCCTTCATCTCCGTCTACGTAAGGTCTCTAGGGTTATCCATCTATGAAACAGGAGTCGTGGCAGCCGCCTTGGGTGCTGGTTTGCTCGTGTTCGAACCGATGTGGGGTATACTCTCTGATAAAGGATGGAAAACGAAGATCCTAATATACTCCTGTCTCGCCCACCTCCTAACGTTCTACCTGTTCAGTCAAGTAAGAGACCTTCCATCGTTATCGGCTGTGAGACTTCTAGAGGGCTCCGCCGTATCGGCGACGGGTGTGTCTACGAGGTCTTTGATAGAAAGTCTATCTCAGAAGAAGGGAAGAGCCTTCGGTATCTGGTGGGGGGTAGCAAGCTTAGCAAGCCTCGTCGGACCTATGGTCGGCGGGTATCTCGCAGGGATGGAATATCGTCTACTCTTTTACGCCGGTATGGGATTGGCGGTTACGGCGCTACTCATGAGTTTTCTGATCCTAGAACCCGAGGTCGAACCGGTGGAGGCTGAAAAGAGCGAAAGCCGAGTCGGCTTCAAAGCCATCGCCATAGCTTCGTTCACAGTCATCTTCCCGTTCTTCAGCAGGTCTGTCGTAAACTCTTTCCTACCGGTCTACATCAAGGAATCGGCTTCCTTTTCGGCTAGTGAACTTGAGATCGGTTTGATCTTTACGGTCATAGGGCTCACCGCGATCCCTGCGCAGACCGTTCTCGGTGAAGTCTCGGATAGAGTCGATAGGAGGCTTCTGATAAGCCCTGGGATGTTGCTCAACTGCCTGGTTCTCGCTCTGATCCCTGCGGCTTCAGATATCGCTCAAATGTATCTGTTAGCCGTTCTATACTCGGTTTCAAGAGCTGCCGTAAATCCGCCTTTAATGGCTCTGATGGCTGAAAACGTCGCATCCTCGAAGAGGGGAACCGCTATAGGGATCTACGGAGCAGCCGAGGATATGGGACTGCTAATAGGCCCCTTAGTCGCAGGCTACACCTATCAAAACTATTCACCCGCGGCGGCTTTCCACCTATCCTCGGTTTTTATACTTCTGGGAGCCGTCTGCACATACGCGTTGCTCAAGAAAATGTAGATTTTAGACCGTGTCCTCGTCAGCCGATAAATGTTAAGTCGAACCTCCCTCAAACCTTACCCAGATCGGTGATGACCAAGCCATCTGTCCGTTCAGCTGGGTAACCCTGACGTAGTAGTAGCTCTCCCTCTTCTCGACCTTATCGTCCAAGTAGGTGAATTTGACGTGGTATCCGTCGTAAGGTATGGCTCTATAGACCTTCATCTTCCAGGCGTTGTGCCAGTATATGTCCGGGTTTTCGACTTCTTCAGGGGTTAAGCTGAACTCTTCGGCTATGAGCTTCTCAGCCTCCTCTTTGAGGGCTATCACCCTCTCGGTCTTTAGAGCCTCCTTTAACGTGAAGCTTATGGTCTTATAGTCTGCCTGAATGGTGATCACGCTTCTTAGAGGCGCCTCGATCTCGAAGACCGCTCCCTGGAAGTTAAGCCTATGATGCTGTGCGAGCAGAGGCGCCAAGGGGCTTCGCGGCTGTGTGGTAAACGTGAACTCGCACCTATTATCGGAAACCCTATCCAACCTCTGCCCGAAAAACGTGAAACACGGCTCGATAGATAGGATCTTCCCCTCGGATAACGTTAAAGAGCCCCTCCAAACCTTACTCTTGACCCTCTTAAACCGGTATGGGCTTCCAGGCCCCCATCCGCACTTTATCCTCAGCTTGGCCCGTATCGAACCGTCTTCATCCTCTGGGATACTCCATTTTCCTGAGTGGCAATATGTATGGAGAACCTGCCCGTTCTTGATTATCTCGACCCTATCTATGGCGTGGCTTCCGACGACCTCGACCTTTATATCGGCCGGGGTTCTCGACGAGAAAGCCTCACCCATTATGTGGCCGTTTATCGAGAAGTAGAGTTTAATCCTGTCTCCTGTGACACCGTAGACACGTCTTTTCTTGAAGGATTCCCATAAAGCTTCTCTAGTCAGCTCCTTCGCGAACACGGCCATGAGCCCGTTACCCCATACACCCGGGTAGTCTCGATGGTTATCTCCGGAGGCTATTATGCCGAACTTATACCCTCTATTCAAACCGTCTAGGACGGTTCCACCGGAAACCCTGGGCCCCATAGCGGGGTTATAGTTTAACGGAAACGGTGTATCGCAACCCTCCGACGACCCATGGCTTGAGTATATCTCCACGAAAGGCGATAACTCTTCGTCGAAATAATCCCAGTCCTTACCTCTCTCACCGACTTGGTAGCCTGTATGGTGAGGAATAGCTATGGCCTCGGTCTTCCTCAAGTTCTCGTAGAGCTCCGGCAAGCTTCTAGAACAGTCCAGCGGCTCGTAATCCTTCAAGTAATACACGTTATGGTCTCCGTATCGTCTTCTATCTCCATGCCATTCATAGCCTAGGAACGTCACAAATTTTCCAGGCTTATTCGCCTTCGCTATAGCTTCCTGTACGAGCTTCCAATCCTCCATAAACCTGTCTCTATGGCCGCAAGACTCTATGAGGAATCCCTTCCTGTAGTACCATTCGAAGGGATAGTAGGCTATCATCAGGAAATCTAGATGCTGCTCTGCGGCTTCCATGGTTCTCCTAAGCCTCTCACGGGTAAGAGGAGGAAAGTTGACGTCCTTCCCATGAACGTTAATATGTGAATCTCCCCAGAAGATCCTAAACCCCCTATACTCCTCCATAAACCCAACCCCTTGTCGAAGAATACATCGACCCAGATACCATATAGGGTTTACCCATCCGTCACCGACTTGTTCATCGCCTCAATCGACCCCCCTTAAGTTTTCTTTAATCGATAACTCATCGTTAATACGGTCGGGCTTTTCCATGGTTGTATGTTAAATACCTCTTAATGGCAAGTATTTAGAATTACTTTTGTTAATATTATATGAACATAATGCTTATAGTTATTTAACGCAAAGCCCTCCGGTGGGATCTACGTATGCCTAGTAGCCTAAGGTTGATGTGTATCGGAGGCTTCTTAGGGTCTGGGGAAACAACCATGATGATAAACCTCGGTAAAAGGTTCATAGACCTATACGATAAACGCGTAGCCAAGGTGGTGGTTCCCCTCGCTCCATACACTGTTAAATATGTTGTCTGTACCTAGAACATTAGAGGGTCGGGTTAGATGGATAAGATAAAGGTCAAGGTGGTGTTCTACGCAAGTTTAAGAGAACTGATCGGTACTCGAGAGCTCGTGCTAGAATTGGATAATCCGGGCTTCGACTTCTTGATGGACAAGTTAAGGCGGGTTTTAGGTTGTAAAGCAGAATATATACTCGCCGATGATCGAACACCTCGACGTACGCTCCTTTTCTCAGTCAACGGCAAACTGATGACCCTTGCGAAGCTGGAAAGACTGAAATTGAAGGATGGGGATGTAATCGATATTATGCCTCCCCCCTCTGGTGGCTAAGACACCTAAGTTATAACGCCTCTTAGGAAGACCTTTTACATGGTTCTTAAGGAGAATTCGAAGACCTTTAAGGCGGGTGGAAGATCGAGATTAAGGTTTCTGTATGTAACACGTTGGGATGCTGCTCGATCATCTCGTAGATTATTCTCTTAAGGTCCTGAAGGTCTTTCGCCTCCACTACGAGAACGGCGTCATATCTCCCTAGTACCGAGTTAGCTATCTTGACACCTTTAATCCTCCTGGATCTAACTATCTCCTCCGAGGTTCCCGGTTTCATAGTGACCAAAACGAAGGCGCGGATATATTTACGCCTCAATCTTCCATACTGCACACGTGATCACCTGCTAAAAGAGCGTAGCTATTTACCCTCCTCAGGTTTCAGATAAGACTATGGAAGTCTCTGTATGAACGATATCCGGGTCTTTACCGATAACTCTGTAGACGAGCTCGTTTATGCTCTCTAGGTCCGGGGCTTCGACCAGCACTATGGCGTCGAATCTACCATAGATGGAGTCTGCCTGTATCACCTCCTTCACTTTGCTTCTGATTCTTTTAACGACTTCCTCAGAAGTACCAGGTTTAGTCCTTATGAATATGTAAGCTCTCACACTCTACACCAAATAGCTATAGCATCCGAAGTCTATTTTACTTTAACCCCCTCCAAGGCTCTATTCCAAAACATTAGGCGTCCTCATCTTAGGGGCTCACGGTGATCACCGTGTATCTGACTTGGTATAGCCCCTTCAGGGCTCTTATACGGCTTATGAAGCTCACGACCTCATATATTTCACCCTCGGCTATGAGCACCTCTACGCAGTAGTCCCCACGTAGATGGATATGCATATTCGTTGAGACGACATGCTCATACTCTGCCAACAGCTCCCGTGCCTCTATCGATGCACCCTCTATCTGGACTATCTCGAATTCTTTACTGTAAAACTCTCTAAGAGGCATGTAGAGCGTAGCCATCATACCTGCACAGCTACCGACAGGCTCCGCGAGTATAACGTCCGGCTTCAGCTTTTTCAAGACTTCTCTGGCGCGGCTGAGAAAGACTTGAAAGTTACAGCAGAAGCATCCTCTGATAACCTCTGCCGCCTCGAACCCGTAATCCTTAACCGTGAGACTGTCGACTAACACCTCTCCCTGGTCGTTCGTTATCATGAC comes from Candidatus Bathyarchaeota archaeon and encodes:
- a CDS encoding MoaD/ThiS family protein, translating into MDKIKVKVVFYASLRELIGTRELVLELDNPGFDFLMDKLRRVLGCKAEYILADDRTPRRTLLFSVNGKLMTLAKLERLKLKDGDVIDIMPPPSGG
- a CDS encoding ABC transporter substrate-binding protein, whose amino-acid sequence is MYEMIRRVTAVVLLIALVLVAGFIVYTRPWVTKVVVFSTKDMEGLANALKEDIEHRDMFTALEVRLFDGEQLISAVLSGEDVDLVLAGDYRIVKRLYDEGVVSWYVKFASKNSEVCGLTVVEDTDHLSQAIECVSLILSDEYDIVIESHGFTPLKPAQGFGEMPEELKTLVVEYKTVVDMTGREVTLPKHVRRVVTIVPMLTIIVHLIGGQDLLVGVDQISPTSEFLVKVNPGIKNLTVVGVPWSVNEEVILSLQPDVVLTLDTPKEVVERFEELGLNVVCIPMASMGCEDFPKAIRLIGEILGREEQAEALASYYETMLNEILNVTSKIPRSERVRVYVAMQDGLKTHRAYLTMSIVEAAGGLNVAENLTGYAGAGGPPIASVSMETLLVWNPEVILAFDPQVKNAIMSDPRWMAVDAVRNGRIYVIPRGLRSWILPEPESILGVMWLAEKLYPDKFHFDLETEVKQFYLRFLGYEVSEEELAKILSGEYGITVPS
- a CDS encoding Lrp/AsnC ligand binding domain-containing protein encodes the protein MQYGRLRRKYIRAFVLVTMKPGTSEEIVRSRRIKGVKIANSVLGRYDAVLVVEAKDLQDLKRIIYEMIEQHPNVLHTETLISIFHPP
- a CDS encoding P-loop NTPase; translation: MDPRLFIISKRLKDVKRTLAVVSGKGGVGKTLVASTMALALAERRIPVGLLDLDVTNPSCHVVLGVEPSKETPPEDMGVLPVSVHGLKFMSVAFYTRGEALPLRGTGVDDVFKEILTITRWGRLEVLILDTPPGFGDAVLDIAAYIPDAEFIAVTTPSRLSVESLRRLARTHLGKRVVGVIVNMVWKEYDPEEVEKAGFKLLATIPYCLGLEESIGNPDRLLKTEFAEKLDDVVNLLLK
- a CDS encoding MFS transporter yields the protein MQGHTSSTLFIDDFRRSSSLVFATMFILFLAKWITVPFISVYVRSLGLSIYETGVVAAALGAGLLVFEPMWGILSDKGWKTKILIYSCLAHLLTFYLFSQVRDLPSLSAVRLLEGSAVSATGVSTRSLIESLSQKKGRAFGIWWGVASLASLVGPMVGGYLAGMEYRLLFYAGMGLAVTALLMSFLILEPEVEPVEAEKSESRVGFKAIAIASFTVIFPFFSRSVVNSFLPVYIKESASFSASELEIGLIFTVIGLTAIPAQTVLGEVSDRVDRRLLISPGMLLNCLVLALIPAASDIAQMYLLAVLYSVSRAAVNPPLMALMAENVASSKRGTAIGIYGAAEDMGLLIGPLVAGYTYQNYSPAAAFHLSSVFILLGAVCTYALLKKM
- a CDS encoding DUF3604 domain-containing protein encodes the protein MEEYRGFRIFWGDSHINVHGKDVNFPPLTRERLRRTMEAAEQHLDFLMIAYYPFEWYYRKGFLIESCGHRDRFMEDWKLVQEAIAKANKPGKFVTFLGYEWHGDRRRYGDHNVYYLKDYEPLDCSRSLPELYENLRKTEAIAIPHHTGYQVGERGKDWDYFDEELSPFVEIYSSHGSSEGCDTPFPLNYNPAMGPRVSGGTVLDGLNRGYKFGIIASGDNHRDYPGVWGNGLMAVFAKELTREALWESFKKRRVYGVTGDRIKLYFSINGHIMGEAFSSRTPADIKVEVVGSHAIDRVEIIKNGQVLHTYCHSGKWSIPEDEDGSIRAKLRIKCGWGPGSPYRFKRVKSKVWRGSLTLSEGKILSIEPCFTFFGQRLDRVSDNRCEFTFTTQPRSPLAPLLAQHHRLNFQGAVFEIEAPLRSVITIQADYKTISFTLKEALKTERVIALKEEAEKLIAEEFSLTPEEVENPDIYWHNAWKMKVYRAIPYDGYHVKFTYLDDKVEKRESYYYVRVTQLNGQMAWSSPIWVRFEGGST
- a CDS encoding Lrp/AsnC ligand binding domain-containing protein, which gives rise to MRAYIFIRTKPGTSEEVVKRIRSKVKEVIQADSIYGRFDAIVLVEAPDLESINELVYRVIGKDPDIVHTETSIVLSET
- a CDS encoding class I SAM-dependent methyltransferase, producing MKTAYDERGIPYPPLHPPIVYAALAKQILDDYCVSEGVCLDIGSGVGLLGIELARRTRLDVVLVDIRKDVLVGGLRNAEYFKVRDKVFAVQADVHRLPFRPNAANLIVSRGSIPFWRDRVEAFKEIYRVLSDSGVAFLGGGLSRNIPEKVRVELRERIRRWFSSPDGRKYDPPEGWKAEEWLRKAGIRKFRVILEDPGKWIEFRKR